ATTCTGGGGCCTTACTATGTatctcgattctacttttgattctattcgaaactcatttccgattctactttcaaaccgtatgaaagtagaatcggacgtcggttataccaacttgttttcaaaaaatgttgtacttTCCAACGAGTATCGTggtgtttgacagttttaaaagcaaaccaaaaaaaatagaacatcaaatttttggacaagaataattattacaaaaatggacaccatgggaatttggtttaatttgcaagATGAAGAACGGTGCGAGCAAATtgaacgcagaagaataagaaaTAATTCCAACATAATAGAACAGAGTGAGAAAAGGTTtctaaatatgtatatacatatgtatatggtaGAATATTTGGACgcattcttaataaaaaatatatacttttgttttggttttgttaagaactatcgtttttctaaagacggatttatgttcttacttgacaccatatcatccgacatgactGCTAGCAGAAGACAAAATTTTAttccgattatcattaagttatcagTAGCATTAAAGTTTTTGGCAACAggaggttaccaaaaccaaatcggtggtgTGAAGAACGCTGGACGcagcaaaccatgtcaaaaatacttgccgaagttttgacttcaatcgaaagagtcatgtgcccgctgatgatgagttttgaaatgaatgaggaagagaaacgaaagtccaaacgctatttttgaaaaaatcacgCATTCGAGGTGTAATTGGGGTGGTAGATGGAACTCATGTTCAACATTTTACCTGCAccttgacaacaaaaaaaaacttcgctcgcaaacacattcgttgtttgtttgttttgaattctactttcgagtcaCGTAGTaggggactgtttttaccatagttcgatctgcttgatataGCACgcaaaggaacttgtcttctcaTACTTGTGCGGctgtaaataaagtttaattgtgcCAAAATTGATagtgatatgactgacccattgattaattttataataaagcacagctgaatgtactctctATACTCGTatgtttagaaagcgatggaagacTTATGAGCGCGAGCCTATGATTGTCCGGcggaagttcgagcctattggaaCATGGGAAGAAAGGCAGGCACAAGTGCATGAgtcttctttgtactccttctattctgtttatatggactgaataaaagggagcccatattatgcagccatattccaatattggtcttacaaatgatatataaagaagtttaagaatacgagggtcgcgaaaatcatgtgaaaaccgttttataaattcGAGTGccttatttgctttttaataatatagtcataatgatttgtaaaagtttattttgagttAAGAATAATACAtaggtcagagaaagtagaaaggttagtcaaataagaagaggttaattgataattgaaagtcaaaacattttgtttgcttgtaaaacacattgatatACATTTGTCTATGTTAAGTAAaggcttatttataaaacaccattcgcgaaaactatttagatcatcctGTAGGATGTCCAGTgagtaaataagtttgaaaatttgaatgtcttcagggtaaattaaaacagatgagtgttttaaaATAGCAGGTAAGTTGTTAACGtataaaataaacagtaaagggcCTAAGTGGATACGTTGTGGTACGCAAGAGTTGGTATacaaatatgatgaccgctcattcctaaaaactacgctgtgtgttctattatataagtacgacgaaacccaactaacaaatttatcgttaaagcccttgggatttaagtttggaagttaatgtcttatggcacaatttatcaaagtcCTTACTGAAGTCTttgaagacacagtcaacttgtttccgtttttcaaacgaatctaaacaaaaagaactgaaatgaaagattttagttgctgttgacttattttgaacaaaaccatgctgaCTGGCACAAATTATAGACTTGCAATTAAatgatatgactttacaaataatggactcaaataacttagggatgacggacagttttggAATGGGAAGAtcattttttattgcatttttactaccctttttatcAGGAAAAAGATttgagcgattcattaaaaagaatatgaagaggataggataaataggatgcgcattttttcaaaatataagaaggtacagcatctggaccagggctataacaaacgtcaagttctgaagctttgcaAACGATTTCATCTCTAGAGATCCAAAGACTAACTGAATTCAAATGAGAGGGCCAATAACTCAGGCGTTTGACAGAAGTTCGCTACTTCAAAagcaaacatattttaaattttttcagagtCATGGCTAAGTTCGTTGTTAAAAGATTTGCAGTTTGGATATAcgtcagtatttctcttactaTTACTATAGCTCCAAAAGTTGTTTGGGTTGTTTTTATGTcagtttcagtatttaaaataaagtcattaaaaaaaatatctgaataGTCAATAACCACATTTCTTAGCTCATTATATATTACCAAGTtattatcagcttttgttttattatatttaatccaggccttgtttctttaatttgtaaGTTCGGACTTAGCAGACCTGCATATGTTCTGCACAATTAGTGTGTTTATTAATGCAAGGTTTTACTTCATAAATAGCCCGTGGCAATCGTTTTTCTTGCCTCACGTTTCGTTGCTTCGTTAATGAGTCATTTACAAAAGAGATCTTAAAGTCTTATTGTAGTTCTCCTGAAAAGTCTGGGAGCAGCTCCAGTGCACATTGTCATCTATAGTTTTAATAAAACGACATTtgacttttaattgaaaagaaacTGAAAtccattcaaaatataaattggagtaCTGAAATTCACTTTAATCGatatcgatttaatttttttgaactcaaaacGAAGTGAATTTTCTTGTTCTGCattccaatatttttgattttaaagtgatttgaatCCGCCcaaattaacttatttaaaaacagtagtaatattattattaaaataaaccttAACTTGAAGAAACGGTCAAAGCATTTAAAATGAACGCcaaaatgtcttttttaaaacattttgagtaaacaaattttcaaaagcattcaaaaGCTTTGACACCAGAGTTTTTCTCAAACTATATTATCGGAAACTTCTTATCGCAAAGAACTGCAGACCTACAGCTAACTGATATGTGCATCAACACCAtgcaaataaaaaccatttatattttgtatttagtttaTTGAAAAGCACcggacaaataaaaacataagaatttatacaaattatgcCAATCAAGTGAATTATTTATTGACTAATATGATATTGGACAGCTTcagccaacataagggactacatttgcagtcaacttcattctttgaacgtaaattttgaccaaggcaactagttagtttccaagtgtcatgaatttcaaattcagaactttacttcacaaacctctacttgaagttcatagtacaagaactaccaaacatattattgtctacaaaacactccacAGACAAGTCCATAAGgatttgtcttttgtattgtaaagaaacattacttatttccttttttaaattgacgagGAACCCTTTAACAGATAGCAATAAAttaagttgtgcagaaaataaataaataatagagtaataaagttcagcttttagttgaatgaaaaaacattgttaactgtcattttgatagaagtagacttgacttcaTAGTTAGCGAAATATTTCTTGCCtcactttccagtcaactttccattaaagttgccttaatggGAAGGTAATTTtatggcagctggccaatcagatactagaaacttgcctaactttcaagtcccttatgttgtctgaacccaTTGTATATCAGCTGCTTTTTTTCACTTGAAgtgatttcgaaaagtattCGAAGTTATAAATTCGATCAAATGATAAACcctgaaaacaatttcactcgattttcaatttaaatttcgatTTCAATTCACTCGATTTTGGGAATCTAGCTGCtaaatctgaatctgaatctgaatctaaaataatttaCCAATGAGTGTTTATAGCAATTAGTAAATATGCGTTCCTGTTGATTTTCATCATCAATTTCTTAGATGCCATTGAACAGTATCATGCTCGTAAAATCatatctttcttaaaattaagcaaacatgttcaaaaatatacaatcgacggaaaaattattttgacactACTATTTGTAATGCTATACCACTTGATATGGTAAACTGAGAAATGTAACGGGAATCTTTTGCTACTTAAAACCAAAAGCAAACggtaaaatacagaaataattaatttttctcatGCATTCTTTTTGAGACCCTTTTAATGAGTAGACTGAGCCATAGCTAACTTGAACAAGTATTTTGACATCGTAATCTTTATCTTTGCAGTTTCTTTTGTGCCGCGTGGTATCACAGTTGTGATTTCCTATTTATATCgtctctttttaataaattgtcttAACTTCGACGACATTTACAAACAATTAGTTGATAATAATGGGTAGTAgtagtatatatttatttagcaTTAAATTTGCTATTTGTAAACTCTTTTACAGTAttcattaataattttcttttacaaaataaattattgagtGCTTAAATCAAGTTAAATTagtttcttatttaatattattaggAAGGcagttaaaaatttgaattccttTATGAAATAACATGTTTTGTGTtctattatttccaaaaaacgGTAAGTgcaagttattattatttccaagATTATATGGACGCAATTGACTCCTTGTTATCAGTCTTCTTTGTAAATAAATaggcattaaattattttgtactttgaaaacaaatattaaagtaTTCATTACAATTCTTTGCTTTACAGAAAGCCAGTTCAAGGTATTTAACATATAATTCATAGACGTATAACGATTACAACATAGGATTGCTCTCATCcccttattttgtaaaatttgtaatttattaagCATTAATTCAGACCCCAATAATAGTATTGTCGGGCAATACTCAAAATGTGGCTGTATAATGGGGTTATATATCTTGATCGCCATAGAAATACTAAGCGTTTTTCGTATTCTTCGAAAAAACCCgattttgttggcaatttttttagaaagcatttcaaagtgttttttaaattcaaataacaatCAATAACTATTCCTAAGTATTTGGTTTCTTGTACACattgaaattcatttattttacaaattattttattttctggcaataacattattttagttttttctgtgtttaattttagtttattcatatttaaataattttgtatgttattaatATCCATTACCAATTGTCTTATACTGTTTGTTAAATCATTATCTTCAACGTAAAATAAACCATCATCagcaaatagttttaatttacaaaattttaaaacactttttatatcattacaaataataaaacacaagaAGTTAgccaaaatttaagaattgtgATTTTGACTAAATATTATGCTGATATTTCGATGGAAAAGTTAAGCAAACTATGTATACCTATAAAGTTCCTCGTCAAACCGTCTATTACCAAATAAATAAgtagacaaaaaaaacaaacccacGCAAAATGTTCCTCGTTCAGGGTGTTTAATAGTcagaaagtttgaagaaaagggCTGAACACCCCAAAATCTgtatcaattgaaataaaaaagagtgaaattcaaatttcagaaaaaaatctataagaaatcaattgaagGACTTTGCTACTTATATAGCCAGAATAATACCCCAGGCAtcccaaaaaataagtttaagcgCTTGCATTTTCCGCTAAGAGACAATCGCTGGGGTCGAAAGCCTTTGGAAGGAACGTTTTCCGCAAACTCGCCATTTGGTCAAATCTATACCAGGCCGATTGCAGAAAGTCATTAATAGAAATCAATTAACGgaaatttcattttctattaaattatgccataattttcttttcaaattcattttttccTCATTgtatattttgtcaaaataccTTTTCCACCacatatgtatttctgaaaaataatttttagttgcaGAATTAtaacattgaatttaattaaataaagatcTTTTGTAAGCTCATGGCCTCACCATTATTAtacattctttaaaatattttttcaactgttttacttaaatataaatgtaagaTATTTTGTCagtcaaaatactttttccgaccattgttaaacaaaacaaattactgaaggattttactgatagccaAAACCGGCCCCTACTTGAATAAGAACCAGTCGATGAATAAAACCAGAATGATCATATTTTCCACTGTGTTTCCGATTACCTTTTAATCGGAAGTCATTGTACACTATCTGCAACTGCAACCTTAACGTAGTTGatgcatattaaataaaatagaaacaatcaaatttgaatataataCTCGTACatttattacaataaaaaaataatttaacagttTAAGATAAATCCGTAGTAAACACACATTTTAAAGGTTAggtgttgttattttgttttgtttataatgcAAATTTTAATACATCACGTGaactgaataaaattaaaacctaaagaTAACAAAAGAATGACAAATTAAACACAATCATTATCCAGATTTCAGTCAGTTTGTTTCTTCTTATTCATTCCCAATAAGATAactcttcttatttttcttttaaatctaaacaaaaataaccaagTGAAATACTGAGATtagaaaaagaataaagaaaattataaataaatagtaatttCGAATGTAGGTCATTGTGTCGGAATTGGGTGGGGGCGGTGGTCAGGAGAGTGAATTCTtatcaaaagcatttgaaactTTGAAAGTGGCTTTCGTTGATTCTCTTCAATTATAGTAAATAACCTGTTTTGTCACAAAACTGCAAATTATtgattgatttaattaattgttttttttttttctttggcagTATTTAGCCACCGGTCGTGCAGTTTGTTCAGTTTGGTGGTGGGGACTGTTTCGACTTCGCATGCAGCCCCACATTAAGCTGATTCGCAAATCATGTTGGATTATTGCGCTTATTCGAACGCAGCCGAGCCAAATGAGTGCGTTCTTCTTCCTCGTCACTGGTGTACTGTTGCATGCCAGAGCCACCGACTCCACCGCGAACCGATGACGTCGCCTGTAATAATTCTTGATCAGGGGCGTTGCGGTTTTCATAGAGCAGTACCTGCAGGGTTTCTTCATAGATGCGGGCCTCGGGGAACTCGACTTTCGTGTGCTTTCGATCTGTGGCATAGACGATCGATGTGCAGCAAACTTCAGCCACTTTTTTGCCATGGCCATAGAATGACCAACAACAAATTTCGCTCGACCCAATGACGTCCTTGATGAAGAGGATGCGAACACTGAAGCGCAGAGACAGCTTGTCAAAGAGTTCGATATTTTTGAGCAAATTATCATCCGAAGTGCTTGTGTAGGAATATTTGTTGTTGTGGCGATTGACCAGGAGTATGACAACTGGCTTCGCCGATGAACTTATCAAGAGTTGTTCCTCCttttgggaagttatcagtggaaTACGACAGATGGGCTTGGGCTCTTGGTTGCTCACCAGAGCACGCTCACAACTCATGGCCAAGTCGGTTATGCAGTAGTACTTAGCTTCGGCTAAGAGTTCGGCTATTTCCTTGTGCGATTCTGGTAGTGGTACTGTTCCGTCTCGAAGGTAATTGAGAATTGTTCCGAAATGGGAACCACATCGATCAACAAGTATCCAACcttaaagaaacaaacaattttggaagctttaattataaaagaagtttaattaAGTTAGTTATGTTGTAAGTAGAACGCATTCGTGATAACCGTCCTTCGAGCATCGATTCCTAATCATAGAGGCAAATATATCCTCAACCCTGTCCAGCAGAAAAAGATTGCAAAGCAGACGTGAATGAGTTGttggtcaacatttttaaggtGTGAAATTTTCATATAATGATGCATTCAAGTTTTAGGAActgaattgaaatttaattatcgAAATGGCATAAGTATTTAACACCCAAATGAGTCACGCAGTCGCCGTGTATTGTATTTACAAATTAATACAGCACCCAATTTTACCTTCTGAATCTGTGAGGACTTCCATGCGTCCACTGAACATCGCGCTCAGCATAGTGTCATGCTTAGTGAGGGTTCCAATGGTCGTGTAGAACAAACGGCCTCCCACATTCAATTTCACATATTGCGAAGGGTGACCCTTGAGGAGGGTTTTTTGGTCGCCAGACATTTCGCTAGCTATTGGCCCACTGCTGCTGCCCTCAATTTTGTAGCCGTATTTTCAGTGGGGTTCAGCAATTTGCTGCTGATGCAATTATCATTCCATTAAAACGGTGATATTAGATTTGTTTGTTCTTCtttaagaaatcaatttatcacaataatttggtaaatatttaaaatttatttagtttttttctggttttatgtattcttcataagaaataaaattctcGGACGTAAACGGACAACTGACAGATAGCATCCAAACAATGCTTCTCAAACTTTCAAATGTCAAGtgaaagaaacaataaaatcaatccTGACTAAGGATTTAGATGAGTAAATTCTATTTGCAGAAAACATTTGCTTGGCCAACTTGACAAGCAGAGCTAAATAAACATCAAATTCATGGACTGAAATTGTTTtctcgatatttttaaaaaatccgacTTTTTCACGGGCAAATTCAATGTTTGCTATTGGTTGTTTTATCAATTCCCTcaataaacaatacaattttttgtaattttcattttacttaTAATGACTTGACAACCTCGACAACAATCAGAGAACGTTCCAATGGATATCTACTAATATCTTAAatcattaagaaataaatttctgtcaggaaaatagaaaaacagtTGTGCaataaattgagtttttatttcaatcatttcCAATCCATAATTATGTAATTTCATGGCTTATTAAAAGCAAACACTAAAGTATTCAGTCAAATATTTGTCCCCGTTGATTTCAATGGAAGCCATAACTGCGTCCTAAGCCATTTGTTGGtttaattgtttgttattaTCTAACTCTCAGGTCAgatattttgacttttgattAAATCTAAGCAATCCGTCGCAGACATGCGATAAAAGAAACTCTATGCAACAAAGTTGTTAGCAACTTaagcttcaatttaaaaaaaaaagaacattagaGGCTCCAGCTATTATCGAGTTCATCTCATTgacataatagatatagattgCTAATGGCACACTTCGCGTTGGTGTCATCTATTCCTTTTGTAGCGTCATCGGAAATATGGAGAAACTTTTggtatttgatttttgatattttgcttattttgcCAAACTTTATAACAATAGATGTTCTAAGGTTGTTGAAAAAAGCCgttttttttctagaaacaaGAGAtggcattttaaaattaattattaaatttgccaTTAAACAATACAAAGGGGGAAAGTGTATCTTAATAGATGGAATCTTTTTAAGGGGATCTTCTATGGGAGTATAAATGTACTAGCAGtccttattttttatgtttgtttatatttgtctACTTTAATTAACTAGTCAATTGAAAATTTCCCTTACCTAATAAAGCGAAAATTTATTGTTACAATTTTACTCAAAATATGCAAATAACGCAAGAGCTGGCGGTAGTGGGTTGAGTTCCAAATACAGTTTTTGGGGTTCTAGTTTAATCAAACTACACAAACTAGCACACAATTAACGCTATCAACATTAAAtccatttatacaaaatttggttTACATACATTAATAAGCGAGTTTGAATAAATATGGATTAAACTGTAAATAAACTATTCCCGaatattataaaagttgttagaAGTAACCCTGTCATTTGGAGCAACTCCACGCAACTTTAAATTGCAAGCAACTAAATTGTTCAGCAGGCGATATGACCAAATTGTAAAATCCGATATGTGTATACTTGGGTAAAAATGACTGCACcatgaattaaataatattaacaagcGCAGTTATTGGGGAATTGGTTCTTAGCAAATTAAACAAGTCgttacaatacaatttttccacGGGACTTAAGATAAATTCATTGTTTCGGCCAGTTACTTGAGATAAGTTGaaacacataaatattttcCTTATAACATCtaaataattgataaaaatggaaATGATTCATGCTATGAATCCCGTTCAATAagcattgaattcaaattttagatGTTCTTGACTCCATTATAGAAACAAAACCCATGCgtacttaaaaattcaaaaaaaactaaattaagttctcatattttgttgtccttaGCAACCgtagcaaacaaataaaactcaaataaaagTTTCCAAAAATGGTTGAAGAGTTACAAAAAGCTGGTCTCTACATTGATGATATCTATCGTCTTCGTGCCCAGGATCCAAAAATTACAGCTGAAGCAAACGAGCTTCGAGAAGAATGTCTTGAATTTGCAACGAGTAAGATTTATTTCCCTACTTTTGTTCGTCAATGAAAATAGCATTTTCTTGTTCACTTCATAGAGCTCCAAGATTTTGAACGGTATGCAAAGGACtttcacaaaatattcaatgatttttcaaaagacGTAGAAAAGGAGCGAATTCGCGCAATAAGCACCCAGAATCTACTGAAAACCATATCGAAGCAGAGACAAGCagaacaacaaatatttcagGTTACATTTTTCCCTTAACGTTTTTTTAGAGTGTTCATCACATTTTCTTAACAGAGCcaaattcttgagaaatcaatTGAACTAGAACGCCTTAAAACAGAATATCATCATCTGCAGATGATTGAATCGGAGCAGCAGGAAATaatcaacaattttgtgcagaatcaataaattaccaaatttcttaaatacaaaattattttatttttcattgagtACAATTTCTTCAAAGgattttaacatttaacatttcaGCACATAATTTCCTTCAGAGCTTCTACATTTTTTCTATAACAAACAAAGCTGCAAAGAGGCAGATTTGTCTTCGAGCAATTGTACACCTTGAGGTTTCTGCATCCGGGGATTCCACAGAGAATAGGCTTTGGAGGATCATTCGCTAGTTGTGGCTTCAGGGGGAAATCAAAATCTGCGGGCATTGTTACTGTCGCGCCTTCGTAAGTGTTCCGATAGGTAATTACGGGCTCCTGGGTCTTTACGGCTTTGTTCTTTCCTTGCGAACGCTGCTTGGTCTCCTGCTTCTTCAGGAGACGTTCCATTGTCTTCTTTTTGTCCTTTTCTCGTTTCTCATCGGCAAGTTGCTTGCGTTTTTGTGACTTGAGCAGAGCCTTTTCTATTGCTTCAGCAGTCATCACCTTCTCCTTGTAGCCAGTGGGCAATGACATAAGAACCTCTCCGCCAGGACTGGGCTCTTTGTCAGTGCTACGCTCATACATGGCCCTTTGCCTAGCCGTCATAAGTTTGGgatctttgatttttttcaactcATCATCGACTTCCTCGAGTTTGCCTGACTCAATGGCATCAAGCCAGCGCTCCTCATCACTCGAAGTTCCACTCTCTTTGCCTTTTCCTTTACGTTTCTTTACAGGCGCAACGGATTTAATTGAGGGCGGTGTGACTGATAATTTGGACGAGGAGCTGGTGGGAACATTTCGTTGTCTATCTGTGTGTTCACGAGATGTAATCCGGATGGATGAAGTTGGAATATCGGAGGTCACGTCGATGCATTCTTCATCACTTGCAGGCGGATGACGATGGCGATGCTTCTTACGTTTTTTGTGGCGTTTGGGAGAATTTTCTGTTGATGACAGCAGGCTGTCGATGTTTTGCTGCAAACTGTGAATATTTATCTTACTTGAGGACATGTCTTTAATtagataatttaaattaaatgagatTTATTAAATCTGtagaatgtttttgtttattttgaagttaattcAATTCGCCCAAGTTATatgtcaaaaatttgtttgacattgGCAGTATGCCGTTCCTGGTTAGAACAAAATTATGACAGTTTCGGAATGTTGGATACTTTCACTAAGGTGCCTTGCACATTAGCTATTAGCTGCGAATGAggtcacatttttaaaactgattttataaaaaattgatttatgacagttcttaaaaatttcttaCCAGCTTCAACAGATATTAAGAAAGTTATAAAGTTTAGAGCTGAACcaattttaacttaagaaaaTAGACAATTTTGAATATTCAGAAAGTAACAGGAATAGTTTTTTGAATGCTTTAAATAAGGTGCCTTGCGCATTAAGTATTAGCTGCGAATGAggtcacatttttaaaactgatttaaaaaaaaaattgatttatgacagttcttaaaaatttcttaCCAGCTTCAACAGATATTAAGAAAGTTATGAAGTTTAGAGCTGAAccaatttaaactaaaaataatagataattttaaatattcagaaGAATATAAG
This window of the Eupeodes corollae chromosome 3, idEupCoro1.1, whole genome shotgun sequence genome carries:
- the LOC129951911 gene encoding BTB/POZ domain-containing adapter for CUL3-mediated RhoA degradation protein 3, with amino-acid sequence MSGDQKTLLKGHPSQYVKLNVGGRLFYTTIGTLTKHDTMLSAMFSGRMEVLTDSEGWILVDRCGSHFGTILNYLRDGTVPLPESHKEIAELLAEAKYYCITDLAMSCERALVSNQEPKPICRIPLITSQKEEQLLISSSAKPVVILLVNRHNNKYSYTSTSDDNLLKNIELFDKLSLRFSVRILFIKDVIGSSEICCWSFYGHGKKVAEVCCTSIVYATDRKHTKVEFPEARIYEETLQVLLYENRNAPDQELLQATSSVRGGVGGSGMQQYTSDEEEERTHLARLRSNKRNNPT
- the LOC129949798 gene encoding intraflagellar transport protein 20 homolog, with amino-acid sequence MVEELQKAGLYIDDIYRLRAQDPKITAEANELREECLEFATKLQDFERYAKDFHKIFNDFSKDVEKERIRAISTQNLLKTISKQRQAEQQIFQSQILEKSIELERLKTEYHHLQMIESEQQEIINNFVQNQ
- the LOC129949797 gene encoding INO80 complex subunit B; translated protein: MSSSKINIHSLQQNIDSLLSSTENSPKRHKKRKKHRHRHPPASDEECIDVTSDIPTSSIRITSREHTDRQRNVPTSSSSKLSVTPPSIKSVAPVKKRKGKGKESGTSSDEERWLDAIESGKLEEVDDELKKIKDPKLMTARQRAMYERSTDKEPSPGGEVLMSLPTGYKEKVMTAEAIEKALLKSQKRKQLADEKREKDKKKTMERLLKKQETKQRSQGKNKAVKTQEPVITYRNTYEGATVTMPADFDFPLKPQLANDPPKPILCGIPGCRNLKVYNCSKTNLPLCSFVCYRKNVEALKEIMC